One window from the genome of Paenibacillus azoreducens encodes:
- a CDS encoding extracellular solute-binding protein has protein sequence MLVMVMAALMILTTACGSGGKETAQETPGSSDSGSGEPVTISIVYKDMTADDPWIKAVEEGMKAEGKNVKLEFVPVQSGTYSEKLGLLLQSGTIPDLIYFQGGDYQFAITQKILEDLTPYIEKSTYVKAAMDPYNQERTKNYPYLVWLSPTTTKVPVVRQDFFDKTSSGKTLLENPSIDNYYNFFKEAKEKNGAKFAYTVPGDLDELDAVFAQAFGLTSTWLKGDDGKYVFGRTTKFEKDKLEFYAKLYKEGLLDPEFLTKKWDTKEKAFYDGQAAVIAGTQGKVIDMYNSKSVSQNGKDATVMPLPPAKGVGEGYLPIDVSKESRGIAISSVSKNKDMAFAVLEFLASPKGQMLEKLGIEGEHYNIENDKIKFTDKYAEWYARFVANNVNFKPDHEFDPSTPFLSEAATKSLDLVASKSTKDNAFIIPDDMQAKYDAAMSVYKEFAANVVTGKTSIDKFDQFVQDWNAAGGSDLTAKANEVIK, from the coding sequence ATGTTGGTCATGGTTATGGCGGCACTTATGATTCTTACGACGGCTTGCGGTTCCGGGGGAAAAGAAACTGCGCAGGAAACACCGGGAAGTTCTGATTCGGGAAGTGGGGAACCGGTTACAATCAGCATAGTTTACAAAGACATGACTGCGGACGATCCATGGATCAAAGCCGTTGAAGAGGGAATGAAGGCGGAAGGTAAAAACGTAAAGCTTGAATTCGTTCCCGTGCAAAGCGGTACGTACTCCGAGAAACTGGGACTCCTGCTGCAAAGCGGCACGATTCCGGATTTGATCTACTTCCAGGGCGGCGATTACCAGTTTGCGATCACCCAGAAGATTCTGGAGGATCTGACGCCGTACATTGAAAAATCGACTTATGTGAAGGCGGCGATGGACCCTTACAATCAGGAGCGCACCAAAAATTATCCGTACCTGGTATGGTTGTCGCCGACGACAACCAAAGTACCGGTCGTGCGCCAGGACTTTTTCGATAAAACATCATCCGGCAAAACGCTTTTGGAAAATCCGAGCATTGATAACTACTACAATTTCTTCAAAGAAGCGAAAGAGAAAAACGGCGCTAAATTCGCTTACACGGTACCTGGGGATCTGGACGAGCTGGATGCCGTATTCGCCCAAGCATTTGGCCTCACCTCAACCTGGCTTAAGGGGGATGACGGCAAATACGTATTTGGCAGAACGACGAAATTCGAAAAAGATAAGTTGGAATTTTACGCGAAGCTGTATAAAGAAGGGCTGCTTGATCCGGAATTCCTGACTAAGAAATGGGATACGAAGGAAAAAGCATTTTATGACGGACAAGCGGCCGTGATCGCCGGAACGCAGGGCAAAGTTATCGACATGTATAACAGCAAATCGGTTTCGCAGAACGGAAAAGACGCTACCGTGATGCCGCTGCCGCCGGCTAAAGGCGTGGGTGAAGGTTATCTGCCGATCGACGTCAGCAAAGAGAGTCGCGGCATTGCGATTTCCAGCGTGTCCAAAAACAAGGACATGGCTTTTGCGGTCTTGGAATTTCTGGCCAGCCCGAAAGGACAAATGCTGGAGAAGCTGGGGATTGAAGGCGAGCATTACAACATTGAAAACGACAAAATCAAATTTACGGATAAATACGCCGAGTGGTATGCGCGTTTCGTAGCCAACAACGTCAACTTCAAGCCGGACCATGAATTCGACCCGTCGACGCCATTCCTGTCGGAAGCGGCCACGAAATCGCTGGACCTGGTAGCGTCCAAATCGACTAAGGACAACGCATTTATTATTCCGGATGATATGCAGGCCAAATATGATGCGGCCATGTCCGTATACAAAGAATTTGCGGCGAATGTAGTGACAGGCAAAACGTCCATCGACAAGTTCGACCAATTCGTTCAGGACTGGAACGCTGCAGGGGGCAGTGATTTGACCGCCAAAGCGAATGAAGTCATCAAGTAA
- a CDS encoding ADP-ribosylglycohydrolase family protein, translating to MISFADRVKGVVFGTAYGDAMGAVVEKLTYKDIQEKYGRVETTQLSWWKSELPETTRLGRMRGFGIVTDDTLMTLALMKVYDTERRHLDAYDLANEFVKEIAFRPRYIPEFGREALIMDRLFYPEKHIFTRHVLANCEPREGGYGNMVNCGAAMYIAPVGIVNACNPKAAYDEAILFASGHQVSYGLEAAGVMACCVAKAFEPGVTVDEIVETALAYAKDGTKEAITDLCTAAKVLRPMKQDRDAVVRYFHEMIKRYSPMGDDVNRSIDKVGIPSNHYTPSRLFAIEELPLALAYIVLHEGDLTEAVKDGVSSGRDTDSIGVMIGAILGAMHGVQAIPADEIRAIEEINKQEIGKQCGIFVETAASMIRKDLKEQEARREYMNIIQL from the coding sequence GTGATTTCTTTTGCAGACCGGGTCAAAGGCGTCGTTTTCGGAACCGCATATGGCGATGCGATGGGTGCGGTTGTTGAAAAACTGACATACAAGGACATTCAAGAGAAATATGGGAGAGTGGAAACCACGCAGCTGAGCTGGTGGAAGTCGGAGCTTCCGGAAACAACGAGACTCGGGCGTATGAGAGGGTTCGGCATCGTAACCGACGATACGCTCATGACGCTGGCGCTCATGAAGGTATACGATACGGAAAGGCGCCATTTGGACGCATATGATCTGGCCAACGAATTCGTGAAGGAAATTGCCTTCCGGCCGCGTTATATTCCGGAGTTCGGCAGGGAAGCCCTCATTATGGACAGGCTGTTTTATCCCGAAAAACATATATTTACCCGGCATGTGCTGGCGAACTGCGAACCGCGCGAAGGCGGATACGGCAATATGGTCAACTGCGGGGCTGCGATGTATATCGCGCCGGTGGGCATCGTCAATGCCTGCAATCCGAAAGCGGCTTATGACGAAGCGATTTTATTCGCATCCGGGCATCAGGTCAGCTATGGGCTGGAAGCGGCAGGGGTCATGGCTTGCTGCGTGGCCAAAGCGTTTGAGCCGGGAGTTACGGTAGATGAGATCGTAGAGACGGCGCTGGCATATGCGAAGGATGGCACGAAAGAAGCGATCACCGATTTGTGTACGGCCGCCAAAGTCCTTCGTCCCATGAAACAAGACCGCGATGCGGTCGTGCGATATTTTCATGAAATGATTAAAAGATATTCTCCAATGGGAGATGACGTCAACCGCAGCATCGACAAGGTCGGCATCCCTTCGAACCACTACACGCCAAGCCGGCTGTTTGCGATTGAAGAGCTGCCGTTGGCGCTAGCCTACATCGTATTGCATGAAGGCGATTTGACGGAGGCGGTTAAGGACGGCGTCAGTTCGGGAAGGGATACCGATTCCATCGGGGTCATGATCGGGGCGATCCTGGGCGCCATGCATGGCGTGCAGGCGATACCGGCCGATGAAATCCGGGCTATCGAAGAAATCAACAAGCAGGAGATCGGCAAGCAATGCGGCATTTTTGTGGAAACGGCTGCCTCTATGATCCGCAAGGATCTGAAAGAACAGGAAGCACGCAGGGAATATATGAACATTATTCAATTGTAA
- a CDS encoding ADP-ribosylglycohydrolase family protein, with amino-acid sequence MIPSNYVEKVYAGYLGMNVGIRLGAPVEPTHWTYERIYQTYGDIKDYVKPFKNFAADDDANGPYYFLRALYDDAKDRDITPNDVARAWLNYSREGVGMFWWGGYGVSTEHTVYVNLKRGIPAPQSGSIRQNGLIVAEQIGGQIFIDTWGLITPGNPKKAADLGEAAARVSHDGEGVLGARFFCAAISKAFETSNIEEIIAAGLAQIPAESTYSKVAHAVLDFHKEHPDDFRACREMLERDWGYDKYTGVCHIIPNAGVCVLAMIYGQGDFNRTVEIATMCSWDTDCNAGNVGTVLGVACGVDGIADHYRQPINDSIVMSGISGYLNILDIPTYAKELSILGYRMAKEPCPQWLADSYKEDEIYFDFELPGSTHNIRVSDPYLCRAKHSEEMAYQGKASLEIVFDRMARPQNAKVYYKPFYTRDEFNDERYSPTFAPKAYPGQKVSMQVYLDQWSGNEAMGIAPYIRLASSKKELVQGYIKLIDKEWLHVEFTIPDAEGELIDEVGIVLEAYSPAKFKSMGRIFIDEFRISGPSEYHIDFAKQQINFGCVTPFSHNHGAWSLEQDAMYLMTADPAEAYTGNYFAKDYSVAVRINPQYGSSHLVAVRAQGAMRGYHAGLDEDGEVSLYINHFGYKKLAGRKFAWELDREYDVRVTVQGSTITLAIDGEELIQHEDDTFAYGMYGVSTLGAARTYFRDIRLTERA; translated from the coding sequence ATGATTCCTTCTAATTATGTAGAAAAAGTGTACGCCGGTTATTTGGGTATGAATGTGGGCATCCGCCTGGGGGCTCCGGTGGAACCGACTCACTGGACGTATGAAAGAATATATCAAACGTACGGCGACATTAAGGACTACGTCAAACCGTTCAAAAATTTTGCGGCGGATGATGACGCCAATGGACCGTATTATTTTCTGAGAGCGTTGTATGACGATGCGAAAGACCGGGACATCACGCCAAATGATGTGGCGCGTGCCTGGCTTAACTATTCCCGGGAAGGCGTCGGGATGTTCTGGTGGGGCGGATACGGCGTAAGTACGGAACATACCGTATACGTTAATTTGAAGCGCGGCATTCCCGCGCCGCAGTCCGGTTCCATTCGGCAAAACGGATTAATCGTGGCAGAGCAGATCGGAGGCCAGATATTTATCGACACATGGGGACTGATTACCCCTGGAAATCCGAAAAAAGCGGCCGATTTGGGCGAAGCCGCAGCCCGGGTTTCCCATGACGGGGAAGGTGTGCTGGGGGCGCGGTTTTTCTGCGCGGCGATATCCAAAGCATTTGAAACAAGCAATATCGAAGAGATTATCGCGGCAGGACTTGCGCAAATTCCGGCGGAATCCACGTATTCGAAAGTGGCGCATGCCGTGCTGGATTTCCATAAAGAACATCCGGATGATTTCCGCGCCTGCCGGGAAATGCTGGAGCGCGATTGGGGTTATGACAAATATACGGGCGTATGCCATATCATCCCGAACGCAGGCGTTTGCGTGCTTGCCATGATTTATGGGCAAGGCGATTTCAACCGGACCGTTGAAATTGCGACGATGTGCAGCTGGGATACGGACTGCAATGCCGGGAACGTAGGAACGGTTTTGGGCGTAGCGTGCGGCGTGGATGGAATTGCGGATCATTACCGCCAGCCGATTAATGATTCGATCGTCATGTCGGGCATTTCCGGTTATTTGAACATTCTCGATATCCCGACATACGCCAAAGAGCTTTCCATTCTCGGTTACCGCATGGCGAAGGAGCCATGCCCGCAGTGGTTGGCGGACAGTTATAAGGAAGACGAGATCTACTTTGATTTTGAACTGCCGGGCTCAACGCATAACATCCGGGTTTCGGATCCGTATCTCTGCCGGGCGAAGCATTCCGAAGAGATGGCCTATCAGGGCAAAGCCTCGCTTGAAATCGTTTTTGACCGGATGGCGCGTCCTCAGAATGCCAAAGTGTATTACAAACCCTTTTATACAAGGGATGAATTTAATGACGAACGTTATTCGCCGACGTTTGCACCCAAAGCATATCCGGGGCAAAAGGTCTCCATGCAGGTTTACCTGGATCAATGGTCCGGAAACGAAGCGATGGGCATCGCTCCTTATATCCGGCTTGCATCAAGCAAAAAGGAGCTGGTTCAGGGATATATCAAGCTTATTGACAAGGAATGGCTGCATGTCGAGTTTACGATTCCGGATGCCGAAGGCGAACTGATCGATGAAGTCGGAATCGTACTCGAAGCCTATTCTCCGGCCAAGTTCAAAAGCATGGGGCGCATTTTTATTGATGAGTTCCGCATCAGCGGCCCATCGGAATACCATATCGATTTTGCCAAACAGCAGATCAATTTCGGATGCGTCACGCCATTTTCGCATAATCACGGGGCATGGTCGCTGGAGCAGGATGCGATGTACCTGATGACAGCCGATCCGGCCGAGGCTTATACAGGCAATTATTTTGCCAAAGACTATTCGGTAGCGGTCCGAATTAATCCGCAGTATGGTTCCTCGCATTTGGTCGCCGTTCGGGCGCAGGGCGCGATGCGCGGTTATCATGCCGGTTTGGATGAAGACGGCGAGGTGTCCTTGTATATCAACCATTTCGGTTATAAAAAGCTGGCTGGCCGCAAGTTTGCCTGGGAGCTGGATCGCGAGTATGATGTGAGGGTAACGGTGCAGGGTTCCACCATTACGCTCGCAATCGATGGCGAAGAATTGATCCAACATGAAGACGACACATTTGCTTACGGTATGTACGGCGTCAGCACATTGGGCGCAGCAAGAACGTATTTCCGCGATATTCGGTTGACAGAGCGAGCATAA
- the rbsK gene encoding ribokinase — MKIIVIGSANMDMVMETSRIPNRGETIHGEKFFLSSGGKGANQAVACAKMGADTWLLGKVGDDLFGKSLVESLTGYGVKSDFIAVEKGTTSGVAVITVCEGDNAIILDGGANKKVTPAYIRQFEAELLAADAVLLQLEIPLESVYETVRLVKGKVPIFLNPAPAMPIDEDILQGLDYFVPNEHEVALYTGCEIHDVADALTALDLLRAKGIRYPLITLGDKGVAYYNGTHNVHKEGRKVTAVDTTAAGDTFAGTLAAMICSGKGIDEAVDLAQQAASIAVTRPGAQPSIPAISELS; from the coding sequence ATGAAAATTATTGTGATAGGCAGTGCGAATATGGACATGGTGATGGAAACCAGCCGTATTCCGAATAGGGGAGAAACAATACACGGGGAGAAATTCTTTTTATCTTCCGGCGGCAAGGGAGCCAATCAGGCGGTGGCATGCGCCAAAATGGGCGCGGATACGTGGCTGCTGGGTAAAGTCGGAGATGATCTGTTTGGCAAGTCGCTGGTGGAAAGTTTGACCGGCTATGGCGTGAAATCCGATTTTATAGCGGTTGAAAAGGGCACCACCTCAGGCGTTGCCGTGATCACCGTTTGCGAAGGAGATAATGCGATCATTCTCGATGGTGGGGCCAATAAGAAGGTGACGCCTGCGTATATCCGGCAATTTGAGGCAGAGCTGTTGGCGGCCGATGCGGTGCTGCTGCAGCTGGAGATTCCGCTCGAATCCGTTTATGAAACCGTTCGGCTGGTGAAAGGCAAGGTTCCGATTTTTCTGAATCCGGCTCCAGCCATGCCGATCGACGAAGATATTCTGCAGGGATTGGATTACTTTGTACCGAATGAGCATGAAGTTGCGCTTTACACGGGGTGTGAGATTCATGACGTTGCTGACGCTTTGACCGCGCTGGATCTGCTGCGGGCGAAGGGCATCCGCTATCCGCTGATCACGCTCGGGGACAAAGGGGTCGCGTATTATAACGGTACCCACAATGTCCATAAAGAAGGGCGCAAGGTGACTGCCGTAGATACAACGGCTGCAGGCGACACGTTTGCGGGCACGCTGGCCGCCATGATCTGTTCGGGTAAAGGAATCGACGAAGCAGTGGATTTGGCCCAGCAAGCTGCATCCATTGCGGTCACGCGTCCAGGGGCTCAGCCTTCGATTCCGGCGATTAGCGAGCTGTCGTAA
- a CDS encoding IS4 family transposase translates to MNHRTMLVPILQSLIPNEELQPLLQQANYVDTARKFTVYELFIFLAEAALGQWDGYRDGEKRMVACGLRPADHSTISKKAKEVPFSVFKQLLHLLIRKCNRSTRRRLRLPKEPLAVDSTTISAGHNRLPWAPSVKGEKSGIKLHVSLLTETGELHRVTESTGKQHDSTLCSAVTDSNFILVADRAYGKHKQFDAYMEQEQRQYFVIRLRNNTVLHEPVYRERKRPYEHTIEQDLTCQLGTKASLTRYRFRVVKLKDPQGNPVVLATNLHRPSAEKIAEVYRQRWQIEVFFRWIKQHLNVPKLFGKTPNAVYGQLYTALIVYVLLQYVYEQGNSQVHPSARLSFAEFDRLISLAALPPEWVVYLAHHLALP, encoded by the coding sequence ATGAACCATCGTACAATGTTAGTCCCTATTCTTCAATCCCTTATTCCTAACGAGGAGCTTCAACCTTTGTTACAGCAAGCCAATTATGTTGATACAGCAAGGAAATTTACAGTTTACGAGCTCTTTATCTTTCTTGCTGAAGCGGCGCTTGGGCAGTGGGATGGCTATCGAGACGGAGAAAAGCGAATGGTCGCCTGTGGATTGCGTCCGGCGGATCACTCCACGATCTCCAAAAAAGCGAAAGAAGTTCCGTTCAGCGTCTTTAAGCAACTGCTTCATCTACTGATTCGCAAATGCAATCGCTCCACGCGCAGGCGTCTTCGGCTTCCAAAAGAGCCGCTGGCGGTGGATTCCACGACCATTTCTGCCGGTCACAATCGGCTGCCTTGGGCTCCATCGGTAAAAGGAGAGAAGAGTGGCATTAAGCTGCACGTGTCTTTGTTGACTGAGACCGGCGAACTCCATCGTGTTACGGAATCGACGGGAAAACAGCACGATTCGACCCTGTGCAGCGCGGTAACGGACTCCAATTTCATTCTGGTTGCGGATCGTGCATATGGAAAGCATAAACAGTTTGATGCGTACATGGAGCAGGAGCAACGGCAGTATTTTGTCATCCGGTTGAGAAACAATACGGTACTGCATGAGCCGGTTTATCGTGAACGAAAACGCCCTTACGAACATACGATTGAGCAAGATTTGACCTGTCAGCTCGGAACAAAAGCGTCTTTGACCCGATATCGATTTCGGGTCGTAAAGCTAAAGGATCCCCAAGGCAACCCGGTTGTCCTGGCGACCAACTTACACCGTCCCTCGGCGGAGAAAATAGCAGAAGTCTACCGACAACGCTGGCAAATCGAGGTGTTTTTTCGATGGATTAAACAGCATCTGAATGTGCCCAAACTTTTTGGGAAGACACCAAATGCCGTTTACGGACAATTATACACCGCATTAATCGTGTACGTGCTGCTTCAGTACGTGTATGAGCAGGGAAATAGCCAGGTTCACCCAAGTGCACGATTATCTTTTGCAGAGTTCGATCGACTGATCAGCTTAGCGGCCTTGCCTCCCGAATGGGTGGTTTATTTGGCTCACCATTTAGCATTGCCATAA
- a CDS encoding EamA family transporter produces the protein MIHMKGGFMPMWIAYAFGSALFAGITSILAKIGIRDVDSNLATALRTWIVLFFSWLMVFIVGSQHTITDLGGVTLLFLVLSGLTTGASWICYFRALQLGDVNKVVPVDKSSNVLTMILAFLFLGERMSGIMLAGMVLIAIGTYMMIQKNKAQQAAAPGNKSWLIYACLSALFAALTSILGKIGIENVESNLGTAIRTIVVLIMAWLIVFAQKRQGEIKDIDRKSWLFIILSGLATGLSWLCFYKALQDGPASVVVPIDKLSVLLTVLFAFVFFKEKLSVKSALGLLLLTAGTLTLLL, from the coding sequence ATGATACATATGAAGGGAGGATTTATGCCCATGTGGATTGCCTATGCCTTTGGCTCAGCTTTGTTTGCCGGAATCACATCCATACTTGCCAAAATCGGTATCCGGGATGTGGACTCCAATTTGGCGACCGCGCTGCGGACGTGGATCGTGTTGTTTTTTTCATGGCTGATGGTTTTTATCGTTGGATCACAGCATACCATTACAGATCTTGGCGGGGTAACCTTGTTGTTTCTCGTTTTGTCCGGACTAACTACGGGGGCGTCATGGATTTGTTATTTCCGGGCTTTGCAGCTGGGTGACGTCAACAAGGTTGTGCCGGTGGATAAATCAAGCAATGTGCTGACGATGATTTTGGCTTTTTTATTTCTTGGTGAACGGATGTCGGGGATCATGCTTGCAGGGATGGTTTTAATCGCCATCGGAACCTATATGATGATCCAGAAAAATAAAGCGCAGCAGGCTGCGGCCCCCGGGAATAAAAGCTGGCTTATCTACGCCTGTTTGTCGGCGCTGTTTGCGGCTTTGACGTCAATCTTGGGCAAAATCGGCATTGAAAATGTCGAGTCCAATCTGGGGACGGCCATCCGTACCATTGTCGTGCTCATCATGGCTTGGCTGATTGTGTTTGCCCAGAAGAGGCAAGGGGAGATCAAGGACATCGACCGGAAAAGCTGGCTGTTTATCATTTTATCCGGGCTTGCGACGGGGCTGTCCTGGTTATGCTTTTACAAAGCGCTGCAGGACGGGCCGGCCAGCGTCGTGGTTCCGATCGATAAGCTGAGCGTGCTTTTAACGGTGCTGTTTGCATTTGTTTTCTTCAAGGAAAAGCTGTCCGTTAAATCCGCGCTCGGATTGCTGCTGCTGACGGCGGGAACGCTGACGCTGCTATTATAG
- a CDS encoding Crp/Fnr family transcriptional regulator, with protein sequence MSIRNVEKDLKQFELFAHLSDKKLKALTEFVYWRTYKKGQFLFLDGDSRERIYLMLDGFVKLERVNQSGNLLYEDHVKQYSIFPYGGMFTDKRYSYSAEALTDVDVYYIPTAIFEDMLKSNQGQLIYVVQELSSILKLHENRVQNITIPNAQDRVTQALNYLMRDLGERNGEEIIISCPLTTIEISKISGTSRETVSGVLNHLKKNNIITISGKKIIIHDPTYFEKISM encoded by the coding sequence ATGAGTATACGAAACGTTGAAAAAGATTTAAAGCAGTTTGAATTATTTGCCCATTTATCAGACAAAAAATTAAAAGCCTTAACGGAATTTGTCTACTGGCGAACGTATAAGAAAGGTCAATTTTTATTTTTAGATGGGGATTCAAGGGAAAGAATTTACCTTATGCTAGATGGCTTTGTAAAGTTAGAGCGGGTAAATCAAAGTGGAAATTTATTATATGAGGACCATGTCAAACAATATTCCATCTTTCCTTATGGCGGCATGTTTACAGATAAAAGATATAGTTACTCGGCAGAAGCTCTGACCGATGTAGATGTGTATTATATCCCTACGGCGATATTTGAAGATATGCTGAAATCAAACCAGGGACAATTAATATATGTTGTTCAGGAATTATCTTCAATACTAAAGCTGCATGAGAATCGTGTGCAAAATATTACCATCCCCAACGCACAAGACCGGGTAACCCAGGCGCTAAATTATTTAATGCGGGATTTAGGTGAACGAAACGGTGAAGAGATCATCATTTCATGTCCGCTGACAACCATTGAAATTTCCAAAATATCCGGAACGTCCAGAGAAACGGTTAGCGGTGTGTTAAACCATTTAAAGAAAAATAATATTATTACAATTTCAGGAAAGAAAATCATCATACATGATCCTACTTATTTTGAAAAAATATCTATGTAA
- the arcC gene encoding carbamate kinase produces MTRGKIVIALGGNAIQTGDATAKAQQEALEKTAEQLVKIIEKNIDIVIVHGNGPQVGNILLQQKVAESEKTPAMPLDTCGAMSQGMIGYWIENAIEKALKKHNINKEVVTVVTRVVVDEKDEAFNNPTKPIGPFYAEDEARKLMNETKAVFKEDAGRGWRRVVPSPIPVSIHEHRVINSLVEQGDIVIAVGGGGIPVIHSEEGLIGIEAVIDKDFAAQKLAELVGADILVILTAVDFVYVNFNQPNQKKLEFVTADELEEYIKEQQFAAGSMLPKIEAAIHFVRGNGERKAIITSLERVYEALEEKAGTIISR; encoded by the coding sequence ATGACACGAGGAAAAATCGTAATTGCGCTTGGCGGCAACGCGATACAAACCGGCGACGCCACTGCCAAGGCACAGCAAGAAGCATTGGAAAAAACAGCAGAGCAACTTGTTAAAATAATAGAAAAGAATATCGATATAGTCATTGTCCATGGAAATGGTCCGCAGGTAGGAAACATTCTTCTTCAGCAAAAAGTAGCAGAATCGGAAAAAACCCCCGCAATGCCACTAGATACCTGTGGCGCGATGAGTCAAGGAATGATCGGGTATTGGATAGAAAATGCGATCGAAAAAGCATTGAAAAAACACAATATAAATAAAGAAGTCGTAACCGTTGTTACACGTGTTGTCGTCGATGAAAAAGATGAAGCATTTAATAATCCCACCAAGCCAATAGGACCTTTTTATGCAGAGGACGAAGCGAGAAAATTAATGAATGAAACAAAGGCGGTATTCAAGGAAGATGCGGGAAGAGGATGGAGACGCGTTGTACCATCACCGATACCTGTGAGCATTCATGAACATAGGGTGATCAATTCCTTGGTAGAACAAGGCGATATCGTGATTGCTGTCGGAGGCGGTGGAATTCCGGTCATTCATTCCGAAGAAGGACTCATAGGAATTGAAGCGGTTATTGATAAGGACTTCGCTGCTCAAAAATTGGCTGAATTAGTGGGTGCCGATATACTTGTGATTTTAACTGCAGTTGATTTTGTGTATGTGAATTTTAATCAGCCCAATCAAAAGAAACTGGAGTTTGTAACCGCTGATGAATTAGAGGAATATATCAAAGAACAACAGTTTGCAGCAGGAAGCATGCTTCCAAAAATTGAAGCAGCCATTCATTTTGTTCGTGGAAATGGAGAGCGGAAAGCAATTATTACTTCTTTAGAGAGGGTGTATGAGGCATTAGAAGAAAAAGCAGGCACTATTATTTCTAGATAA
- the arcD gene encoding arginine-ornithine antiporter, whose translation MGEEKKLGLLTLTSLVVGSMIGGGAFNLASDMAKEAGAGAIIIGWIITGIGMIALGLSFQNLTEKRPDLDGGIFSYAKAGFGNFMGFNSAWGYWLSAWLGNVAYATLLFSSLGYFFPIFDGGQNIASIIGASIMLWCVHMLILRGVQSAALVNLVTTIAKLVPVFVFIIVGICAFHIDIFIDGFWGQGGSFSWADIGSQVKSTMLVTLWVFIGVEGAVVLSSRAKNRSDVGKATVIGLTGTLIIYILISLLSLGIMQQADVADLKNPAMAYLFESVVGKWGAAFINLGLVISVLGAWLGWSLLASEIPYLAAKDGVFPKWFAKENKNKAPSHSLWITNCLIQIFLLTFIISDQAYHFAYSLASSAILIPYAFSAFYQFKHSLQSQDKDRTRNMIIGIIASIYGIWLIFAAGLNYLLLTMTLYAPGIIIYINLQKQHSIKKIFTRPELVLSIAIATFALFAIFGLITGRITI comes from the coding sequence ATGGGTGAAGAAAAGAAATTAGGGCTGCTTACCTTAACGTCTCTTGTGGTAGGTTCGATGATAGGTGGCGGGGCATTTAACCTGGCAAGTGATATGGCAAAAGAAGCCGGCGCTGGAGCTATTATTATCGGGTGGATTATAACAGGCATCGGCATGATTGCACTTGGATTATCCTTTCAGAATTTAACTGAAAAAAGACCGGATCTAGATGGTGGTATTTTCAGTTATGCAAAAGCTGGATTCGGTAACTTTATGGGCTTTAACAGCGCGTGGGGATACTGGCTATCCGCTTGGCTCGGCAATGTGGCTTACGCGACTCTATTATTTAGTTCGCTAGGTTATTTTTTCCCCATTTTTGATGGAGGTCAAAACATAGCGTCTATTATTGGTGCGAGTATCATGCTCTGGTGTGTCCATATGCTAATCCTACGAGGTGTACAATCGGCAGCGCTTGTGAATCTTGTCACAACTATTGCGAAGCTGGTACCTGTGTTTGTCTTTATTATTGTAGGAATTTGTGCTTTTCATATCGATATATTCATAGACGGGTTCTGGGGGCAAGGCGGTTCCTTCTCTTGGGCAGACATCGGAAGTCAAGTTAAAAGTACAATGCTTGTCACTCTATGGGTATTTATTGGCGTTGAGGGAGCGGTTGTCTTATCCAGCCGTGCAAAAAATAGAAGCGATGTCGGGAAAGCAACCGTTATCGGATTAACCGGAACACTGATCATTTATATATTGATTTCGTTACTATCTCTTGGAATTATGCAGCAAGCAGATGTTGCTGACTTGAAAAATCCGGCTATGGCGTATTTATTTGAAAGTGTTGTTGGTAAATGGGGAGCTGCATTTATTAATTTAGGCTTAGTCATTTCTGTATTGGGCGCTTGGCTCGGATGGTCGTTGTTAGCATCTGAAATTCCTTATCTGGCTGCTAAAGATGGTGTATTTCCAAAGTGGTTCGCAAAAGAGAATAAGAACAAAGCTCCGAGCCATTCATTATGGATTACGAATTGTCTAATTCAGATTTTCCTATTAACCTTCATTATTTCCGATCAAGCATATCATTTTGCGTATTCTCTCGCATCCTCGGCAATTTTAATTCCTTATGCGTTTTCAGCGTTTTATCAATTCAAGCATAGCTTGCAATCTCAAGACAAAGACCGAACCAGAAATATGATCATCGGTATCATTGCAAGTATTTATGGTATTTGGTTGATTTTTGCTGCCGGATTAAACTACCTCTTGTTAACAATGACCTTATATGCGCCAGGAATCATCATCTACATTAATCTGCAAAAACAACATTCGATCAAAAAAATATTTACTCGGCCGGAACTGGTGTTATCTATTGCTATTGCTACCTTCGCATTATTCGCAATTTTCGGATTAATTACAGGGAGAATTACAATTTAA